The following are encoded together in the Neomonachus schauinslandi chromosome X, ASM220157v2, whole genome shotgun sequence genome:
- the GPR82 gene encoding probable G-protein coupled receptor 82, with product MSNNSTCIQPSRISSMALPIIYAFLCIIGLFGNSLSQWVFLTKIGKKTSTHIYLAHLVTANLLVCSAMPFMGIYFLKGFQWEYRSAQCTVVNFLGTLSMHVSMFVSLLILSWIAISRYATLMKKDSVQETTSCYEKVFYGHLLKKFRQPNFARKLCVYIWGVVLGIIIPVIIYYSVVEATEGDENVCYNRQMELGAVISQTAGLIGTTFIGFSFLVVLTSYYSFVSHLRKIRTCTSIMEKDLTYSSVKRHLLVIQVLLIVCFLPYSIFKPIFYVLQQSDNCQQLNYLIEIKNILTCLASARSSTDPIIFLFLDKTFKKTLYNLFTKSDSPHIQTYS from the coding sequence ATGAGTAACAACTCAACATGTATTCAACCATCCAGGATCTCTTCCATGGCTTTGCCAATCATTTATGCCTTCCTTTGCATCATTGGTCTCtttggaaattctctctctcaatgggtatttttaacaaaaataggCAAGAAAACATCAACGCACATCTACCTAGCACATCTTGTGACGGCAAACTTACTTGTGTGCAGTGCCATGCCTTTCATGGGTATCTATTTCCTGAAAGGTTTTCAATGGGAATATCGATCTGCACAATGCACGGTGGTCAATTTTTTGGGAACTCTATCCATGCATGTAAGTATGTTTGTCAGCCTCTTAATTTTAAGTTGGATTGCCATAAGCCGCTATGCTACCTTAATGAAAAAGGATTCAGTACAAGAGACCACTTCGTGCTACGAGAAAGTATTTTATGGCCACTTACTGAAAAAATTTCGCCAGCCCAACTTTGCTAGAAAACTGTGTGTTTACATATGGGGAGTTGTACTAGGCATAATTATTCCGGTTATCATATATTACTCAGTTGTAGAAGCTACAGAAGGAGACGAGAACGTGTGCTATAACCGGCAGATGGAACTAGGAGCCGTGATCTCGCAGACCGCAGGCCTCATTGGAACCACATTtattggattttcatttttagttgtACTAACATCATACTACTCTTTTGTCAGCCATCTGAGAAAAATAAGGACCTGTACATCCATTATGGAGAAAGATCTGACTTACAGTTCCGTGAAAAGGCATCTTTTGGTCATCCAGGTTCTCCTAATAGTTTGCTTCCTTCCATATAGCAtttttaaacccattttttaTGTTCTACAACAAAGTGATAACTGTCAGCAACTGAAttatttaattgaaattaaaaacatccTCACCTGTCTTGCATCAGCCAGAAGTAGCACAGACcccattatatttctttttttagataaaaCGTTCAAAAAGACACTATATAATCTCTTTACAAAATCTGATTCCCCACATATACAAACCTATAGTTGA